Within Lolium rigidum isolate FL_2022 chromosome 5, APGP_CSIRO_Lrig_0.1, whole genome shotgun sequence, the genomic segment TAAAAAAGAATATAAGATGTGGGTCAACAAAAGAATAAAATGGCCCCACTTAATTTCTCTAAAACTAATATGATCTGTCATTTTGTCAATAAATTTACATGCAAAGAGGGACAAAAGTTAGTTCCTGGTTGTAATGTAACATGAAAGCAGTTCTGTTTTATCTCAGCTCCACTTCCAATTTACTTTTGACCGCTTCTCTGACATTCCACTGCAATCAAATTGTAGTAATGGTCAGAACCCATTCAAATGAACATGGCATCTAGAATCATATCATGGAACTTGCTGCACGTACCTGCATGTCGTTGATCTCCTCGTCTGTGAGCGAGCGTTCCATTGACCTGTATGCTATCCTGTAGCAATGACTAGTCATGCCTTTCTTGTTAGTGAAATTGTCAATTAGTTTTACCTGCAAAAAAAATAGTCTTTTAGCTTGAGATATGGGCTTACCAAATCATATGATATCACAAACTAGTAATACTAGATGAAGAAGGTTAGGGTCCCAACAATCACCTCAATGCTAGCATTTTTTTTAAGATAAAGAGAATACACTACATAATCATGTCACATTACAAGAGTTTGCCTATACATATGCATGTGAAGTTGTAGAAACTGCATATGGAGTTATGTGGAGTTGTGGAAACTGAAAGGAGTTGGGGCCCATGGAAATGAACTAGAATCCTAATATACCATACTAGCAGAAGGAGCTATAAATAACGCAAGGAAAGCCTGGCAATAACACAAACACCATGCCTGTAAGTGTACAGTAGGCTGCAATTGGCTTGCAGAGAGAAGAGGCCATATGTTATGCGGATTTTTTTTAGTATCACCTATTGCAGAAATTAAAACATGGCAAAAGCGAAACCATATAAGCTCAAAATATAGGAAACTAAGGTACATCCTTAACAAATATTCGACTTAGAGCTACGCATCGAAATCACAGAGCTCATACCTCCTCTACAAGATCTCCAGCAATTCCTCTGACAACCTCACATAAATTGTTCTCTGTAAATGCATCATTTATCCAGAAACTCACATCCTTGTAACAGGGTGGAAACTATAGAAGCGACCAAGTCAGCTAGGGTAATCAgtagaaaaaaaaattaagaagaCTAAGATTAATGTTTTCGTGAATATGTTGACAATAATGAAGAACATTAAGATTAACATTGGTGGATATGTTTCGTGCAATTATTGCAAATATATAAACATAAATCGCGGTAATCAATGCAAATCATATTAGGATAGATGCATTTTCTACAGACAAATTTAACCACATTTCCTCATTACATGGATGGCACACAGCATGTAACCTGCAGTTTCTAATGCTAGATGATCAAAACTAAAGTGGATGCACACATATTTGGTTAGCTATATTCCAGTGGGCATGCTTTGCATAGTAAAAGGAGCTCAACCAGATGGGAGCAACTATCTTCAGCATCGTGGTGATTTCTAGCATTTGGCAAGATGCAGAACCACTCTTATACTACAGAAAACTATTCTATCAAAACATGATGTGTAGATACACATAATAATTGAGATTACCTTTGAGAATGGCTTGAACTTGATTCCAAGCTTGCCTTTGGAAAACTGAATAATAACAatgtgcacatcttagccataatGTTGTTAAGGGTAAGTTAAATCAGCAGAGTTATGAACCAAGTTATGTTGTATTACCTAACTGCCTAACTAGGTTTCTTATAGTACTACAGTAGCACAAAGCAGATGCTATACTAACCGGTAACTAGGCTGAAGTATACTGCGTTGAGCGAGCCTATGTTAGAACTTAGGACTAAACGTATCAGTTAGTATGTCAAGTATTAAAATACATTCGGCAACAGAAGTTGTTTTTGTTACACTcttctaaaaaaatagaaaacacaAGTTTTTTCCATCACAATTTCAGGTCCATTTCCCTTCAGGGAATCAAACACTCAGTCCTTCTGAATTTATACATACAGTGAAATAGTAATTCTAGATATCAAAACGGGGTGACAGAAAATTGATGAGTTCTGCTGACTAGTTCAGCACATAATTCAGAGATTAAAAGGCCATATAGCTTCAACATGGACAACTACTTTCCGCACAAGTTCTGATTATGCAGTCAGCAGTATTTGTTAAATATGAATCCAAATACAATCACGCATGAGATAACCAATAATCCAATAGTAGTAGCAATACCTGGGACGTGAAGCGCTGATCATTTGACCAGAAGAGTCGAATATCTGGAATATCGAAGAGGACCATTGCTAGGCGCTCCAAGCCTAGTCCGAAGGCCCATGCAACATGATCTGTCCTACCATTGCTCTTCAAAATTTCCTGCTCAGTGACTCCACATCCCAGAACTTCCAACCAGTCACCCTGCAAAGGTGAAAAAGTTCTTCAGACCGCGTGTCAACACAAGCCGTGTAACATGTTTACTTCGATTCACTTAGTACAACAACCTGAAAATATATTTCCAGTTCAAAGGATGGGTTAGTGAATGGGAAGTAAGTATCAACCCATCGCATCTCCACAGCACCTGCACACAACATAGATCCCTATAGTTTAGCTGACACATGAAGATATTTTTTCATTCCTTTGGTAACAAGGAAAAAGCCATAAGTGTTTTTTACCAAATAAATGTGTTGCCAAGCCTTCCAGTGTTTTCTTGAGGTCAGTAGCTGCATATGCTGTCCCATCCATGCCGGAATCTGACCAGTCATCTGGAGAGAAGACGCGAAAGCCTTCCATCTGTAGGTGTGAAAGATCATAATTCATAAGCATGGTTGTTTAGGAACATTCACGTGAGTCTGGCAACAGAAAATAACAGTTACCTGATGGAAGACAGGGTAGTGAGTTGAATCAATAGAATCTCTACGATAAACATCACCAATTACAAGGAAGTGTGTATGTCCTTCTCTTAGCAGCTCTGCTTGATGCGCGCTGGTATGACACCTCAAGACCGTTTGAGAATCAACATAGTATGTGTCATTGTAGCTCCGGCTTACATGGTCGGCAGGGACCAAGACATCAtcaaaattctgcagaaaccatagTTGATTTTAACTGAAGGCAAGAATAACCATATCTGATTTTAATTCAAAATGTATGAAACTGGAGAATCAGCACACGGAAACTACAAGCGAACTTTCACCAGAAAGGGTGTGCTAGGAGAAGAAAGGAGCAGCGATTGAACTCTTACACAATTTTGAGTCTTACGGAGTAGTGCTCTTTTCTCACTCTTTTCCACCCCAGGTGCCAATTTTTCATTTTGCTATATTGTTAGAGTTGTCTGTACTTAGTTACAAGTGCTCACTTCTAATTATCATCTTTAAGGGATTCGCCTAAGGATGCAGGGCCTTTTAAGCTAACAATCAGCTTATGAACATCTAGGAAAGCTACTATAAACACTGGTAAACCGTACCTGTTTGGTAGAAACAAGAGGGCAGAGGTCATCGAACTTGACAAACTGCCCAGGGAAACTTTTGTCAAAGTAATTGTAGATGGTATTCTTCAGAATCCCTAGAGGGTGGTCATCCCTCCTGTGGAGCTGGAGGCCAATCTTGGAGAAAATCGTGTCCGGCACATTGTTCGTCGGATCGTCCTCCTTCACGACATCTAAAAAGGCCATGAAAAACAATAATCAGCATCTAAAATTTGGACGTTTCTACATTCGATTCAATTCCAACTAATTCCACTGGGATGTTAGCACAACAATCAGTGGCATCTGATCTCGGAATGCAACAGTTTGGAGTCCCATTATTAGGCGGATATACTCAAGTCTACTGAATCCATTTGCCCAACAATGCAGGTGTCTGCTGACTGCCAAATCCTAGAGCAGTCCTGCTGTGAAGCCCGCTAACCCTCCCCAAGATCCCCCGCGCTGAACACCGTGGGGCCAGAGAACTCACCCTCCCGCGCGATCTTGACGCCGCCCACCTCGACGGGGGCGGCCGCTGCCGCGGCGGAAGTCCGGAACGTCCTCGCCCCGGCCGGTGGCGGCGCGGAGGGGAGGAAGCTGGCGGCGAGGAGCAGGCGACGGGCGCGCGAAgggggggaaggggagagggtgCGCGTGGAAGGGAAGGCGGCGGTGGTGGGAAGCGTGGCCATGGCGCGGACACGAGCGCGGAGGCAGGCGGTTCGGATAAGCGGGCGCATGGCTGCGTTGGCCGGATTGTGGCGTGATTTTCCGGAGATTGGGAGCGAAAGCGAAAGGGGGATGAAGACAGAGGAGAGGGAGGAAGGGGTTAAGAggttgacaaggagaagaaagtgtGGTTTAAGGCTTTAAACCTGCCGAAAATTGCCCAACTAAATCATGTCAACATCCACCATGGCTAGAttaaaagaagcatcattgttgaTGAGGTTTTGTGAGTAGATGAATAAGCCTGCAAGCAGCAATGCACATGTCGTTGTGGCTCGCCAATCGGAGACATTATGGCATCCACCACATCATGTTAACGAAGTCGGAAAATGGCGACAAATTTACCACCTTCAAACCAACAATGATCGTCTGTTTCGGATCGTCATGCTCATCATGCTCACTGCATGGTGGATTTGGAAGCACTAGAACGTGATGGTTTTCGACAACGCGCGTCTTTCGGTGACATCCTTGCTTGGCGACATCAAGGCCGAGGCGCGGCGGTGGGCGGATGCGGGGCCCCAGGGTCTTCGCCAGCTTCTCCCCTAGATTAGCTTTTCTGGGTTGAATTGTACGGCACGGTATTGGTTCTTTCTTGAacttgtacatataaccttctttttctatcaatgcatcgaaacgcaagacttttgcgttttcgcgaaatcaACGATCGTCTGTTTCAGGGCGATACAATGAGCTCATGTTTAGTGTAGTATCTGTCAAACGAAACGGTTGTTGCCAAAAAAATTGCTGGCAAATAATTTATCTCTATCATATATGATCACTTGGGGCAGTCCATGGTTCTTGTACACATTGTCAAGAAAACCTTGCGCAATTGATGCAACTGTGGATGGATGCTTAATAGGAACGAAGTGACCaaatttggtgaacttgtcgatcaCCATAAGAATAGTATTGTATATGTTAGAGAGGGCGAAACTTTTTAGTTGGTTCCATGGAATGAACTCTCCAATTTACCACGTCTTTTGGTTGGATTCATGGTAGATtctaaaacaaacaaaaaaaactcGTTTTGGGTTGGTACAGCTTGCACTAATTCCACTAGGACATTAGCACATCAatcgagcatatgctcccggtttttaaatttcgttttggcacccgggagcatatgctcccggtttttaaatttCGTTTTAAATgcattttaaaaatgtttaaaaaattgAACATAAAATTGAGTGGATACATCTAGAAATTCTACACGTTCATAAACTGATTTCATGGAAAACTGACATTTTGAATGTCatccgtaaaaaagacaaatttttgtgtAAAAAAAGGCTGTGTACGAAACGTTTtgtttgtctttttcacacaagtcacaaaaaatgtcggtttttcgcaaaacttgatgtgcgcacgtaaaatgttgatacgtaagcaagaatttttttatttaaatttcttgaacatttcaaaatgtttttccggtggcaggagcatatgctcccatgtgccgaattgaatttcccatCAATCGATGACATCTAATCTCCGAATGCAATATATAGTTGGAGTTTCATTATTAAGATGATTTTACACCCGTGCTCAACTTTATTttgaactagatgataccccgcacgtTGTTGCGGCATTGTGTACATACAATATAGAATTACAAACTGAATCTTACATGTATTGAGTAGAAAAGGAAAACTTCTAAAAAAAAGATTCTGCTAAGTGCCTCATAGTTGTCACGGATCGGGATTACCACAACTGCAAAATACATCCCATGTATTAGAAGTCTCAGATTACGAAGTAAATGGTGGTAAGTAgccaactaaaatgtgtctaaggCTACTTGTGAAATTCAGCTCAACGTTACAGTTTGTCCTGATCCTTAGTACTCAATATATGAAGAACCTCGGAATAAAAACATAAGAGTTAGAAACTTGGAATAAATATGATTACTTACCACAAATAATTTGGAACTGTATTAACAAAAAATGACCATCTGAAAGCGGATTAACAACAAATAATAGCATGGAGTACATATTACAACACTGTGTAATGAGCCCACGACAATTATATATGTTAAATGGAAATATCATAACAAACTAATTAAAAGCTTTTTGCAACAAAACTATGTGAAACTTGTTTTAGCTGTGAAGCATGTAATTTCCTGAAAGAAGTATAGTACATTTAGTTGTGAAACCaattttgaagaaaatttgaaaGAGGTAACAGATCGATAAAACTAAAAccattgacctcatcttcttaaaCTTGTTTTTGTTTCATAAGAAACAAAACAACGCATCTTCGCTTTTCCTGCATTCTGCTAGAAATAAATGAATGATGCGCATTTAAAAAATGCATGAACGAACAAAGAAGACAAAATCGAATAGATTAAACGTTAAAAAATAGTTATCATACCTTCTCCAAATGAGCATGATGATGCTGCAGTTATGATTTTTTCTACAGAATCTAAATCAAGCACGCATATATTTTTACCTTGGTGAATCATTTCTCGAATCAGTCAATAGGATTTCTCCTTACCTGTGCGTTGCAATTGAAAAAAGCAGGTTCGATCGTAACATACTACTTAAGATGTTCATGTATTAAATTCTTCAAACTAAAAACATATACCTTGAATTTTTAGCTCTAATACAATGACTTGTTTTGAAGAGCACTTATACCTTAACCTGTTGGAAGGAGCAGAGTTTATGCTACTGTAAGAAACATCATAGATGCAAATTCAGAGAAAAACCGGCAACACAACAAAAAGTGGAAAGGCCTGATAGGGAAGAGAAGAAAATTAAAGCTACTACCAAAACAAATCCTATCCAGATGCCAGAAAAGAAGCAACGATGGTGCTCATCCTGCTTGTCAGTATTGGTAAACACTTGGTAAGCATCGTGTCATTCCAAGTCATTACTATTTCTGAAAAAGCATGAGCAAAACAAAGGCAAATCTGCTACCTTATGGTTCATGGGGAGGGACGATGGTTGGAGCGCACAGAGCATGTGCTTCCTCAGCTTCTTCACAGGCTGAATCCACGCAGTCCATGCGTGAGCATGCGAAGTCGATAGAACTAATCGCAGAGTGCTGATGGGCAGGAGGCCTGGGGCGCAGAGCTGTGCGGATTGTGAGTGAATCGGGAAGAATATATATAGGCAACAACAGGGAAGCTGAGAGGTGTGTCTTGGCTTTGTAGGTTGCAAAGTGGAATCGAGGGAGAGGGACAGTCAGATCGAGAACATGCAGTCATGCAGATGGTGATTGGTGAACGGAAGAGACTTCAAGAACTCACCTGCCTGGCTTCATCATCGGTTACATATACTTGAATCGTCGTTCGTTTTCTACACAGAGACGCGTGTAAACTCTATGAGAAGAATACAAAAGGATTATTTACTTTCGAAAAAGGAATGTCATAGAATTTGCTGAAGTGGCATATATGCTTAGGTGGACATCCTGCATGTGGAGGCTGAGGTGCATGTGGTGATTAGTTTGTGCAGCTTTGGTGGGACCgctgaggtggcatagctgcatgttgagagaaatatgatagtggggatgaacttcttagttatataggataaaTTTGCCCAACAGTGCAATTATTTGTTCNNNNNNNNNNNNNNNNNNNNNNNNNNNNNNNNNNNNNNNNNNNNNNNNNNNNNNNNNNNNNNNNNNNNNNNNNNNNNNNNNNNNNNNNNNNNNNNNNNNNtttaaaattccatcattcacctttgcaatatatagctcatgggacaaatagcttaaaaactattgtggtattgaatatgtaattatgcactttatctcttattaagttgcttgttgtgcgataaccatgtttactggggaacgccatcaacaattcattgttgaatttcatgtgagttgctatgcatgttcgtcttgtacggcgatctacactgagttgaatggtttgagcatgcatattgtgagagaagaacattgggccgctaactaaagccatgttccatggtggaagtttcagttttggacaaatatcctcaaatctctaatgagaaaagaattaattgttgttgaatgcttaagcattaaaagaggagtccattatcacgttgtctatgttgtcccggtatggatgtctaagttgagaataatcaaaagcgagaaatccaaatgcgagctttctccttagacctttgtacgggcggcatagaggtacccctttgtgaaacttggttaaagcatatgtattgcggtgataatccaggtagtccaagctaattaggacaaggtgcgggcactattggtacactatgcatgaggcttgcaacttataagatataatttacatgatgcatatgctttattactaccgttgacaagattgtttcatgttttcaaaatcaaagctctagcacaaatatagcaatcgatgcttttcctctatggaggaccattcttttactttttatgttgagtcagttcacctatttctctccacctcaagaagcaaacacttgtgtgaactgtgcattgattcctacatatttgcttattgcacttattatattactctatgttgacaatatccatgagatatacatgttacaagttgaaagcaaccgctgaaacttaatcttcttttgtgttgcttcaatacctttactttgaattattgctttatgagttaactcttatgcaagacttattgatgcttgtcttgaagtgctattcatgaaaagtctttgctttatgattcacttgtttactcatgtcatacacattgttttgatcgctgcattcactacatatgctttacaaatagtatgatcaagtttatgatggcatgtcactccggaaattatctttgttatcgttttaccgctcgggacgagcgagaactaagcttggggatgcgatacgtctccaacgtatcgataatttcttgtgttccatgccacattattgatgttatctacatgttttatgcacactttatgtcatattcgtgcatttttcggaactaacctattgacaagatgccacaatgttagttctttgttttctgctatttttgttttcagaaatcctagtaaggaaatattctcggaattggacgaaatcaaagcccgggggcctatttttccacgaagcttccggaagtccgaag encodes:
- the LOC124652352 gene encoding phenylalanine--tRNA ligase, chloroplastic/mitochondrial-like, with the protein product MRPLIRTACLRARVRAMATLPTTAAFPSTRTLSPSPPSRARRLLLAASFLPSAPPPAGARTFRTSAAAAAAPVEVGGVKIAREDVVKEDDPTNNVPDTIFSKIGLQLHRRDDHPLGILKNTIYNYFDKSFPGQFVKFDDLCPLVSTKQNFDDVLVPADHVSRSYNDTYYVDSQTVLRCHTSAHQAELLREGHTHFLVIGDVYRRDSIDSTHYPVFHQMEGFRVFSPDDWSDSGMDGTAYAATDLKKTLEGLATHLFGAVEMRWVDTYFPFTNPSFELEIYFQGDWLEVLGCGVTEQEILKSNGRTDHVAWAFGLGLERLAMVLFDIPDIRLFWSNDQRFTSQFSKGKLGIKFKPFSKFPPCYKDVSFWINDAFTENNLCEVVRGIAGDLVEEVKLIDNFTNKKGMTSHCYRIAYRSMERSLTDEEINDMQWNVREAVKSKLEVELR